One window of Nocardia sp. NBC_00508 genomic DNA carries:
- the ctaC gene encoding aa3-type cytochrome oxidase subunit II, which translates to MKGRQGRILRRAGLAVSLGITALLVSGCSIDNVWLRFGWPSGVTPQATRMRELWTWSVIAALAMGVLVWGLTFWTIAFHRKKADSPEFPRQTGYNVPLELTYTAIPFIIIAVLFYFTVVVQNYVHEKVSNPDVTVDVTAFQWNWKFGYRNVDFKDGYKFNGIDSTREALSQEQLEAYQERRTTDGHPQPGPVHGKPENDILSYLHYDKVETIGSSSEIPVLVLPTGKVIEFQLAAADVIHAFWVPEFLFKRDVMPNPKENNSDNVFQITKIEKEGAFVGRCAEMCGTFHSMMNFEVRAVTPEKFTKYLDARQAGKTNAEALESIGESPVATSTAPFNTKRDIKSAASAESK; encoded by the coding sequence GTGAAGGGTCGGCAGGGCCGCATCCTTCGGCGGGCCGGGCTGGCGGTGTCCTTGGGGATCACCGCGCTGCTCGTCTCGGGCTGCTCGATCGACAATGTATGGCTGCGGTTCGGCTGGCCCTCGGGTGTCACGCCGCAGGCCACCCGGATGCGGGAACTGTGGACCTGGTCGGTCATCGCCGCGCTGGCGATGGGCGTGCTGGTCTGGGGCCTGACCTTCTGGACCATCGCCTTCCACCGCAAGAAGGCGGACTCGCCGGAGTTCCCGCGCCAGACCGGCTACAACGTGCCGCTGGAGCTGACCTACACGGCTATCCCCTTCATCATCATCGCCGTGCTGTTCTACTTCACCGTCGTCGTGCAGAACTACGTGCACGAGAAGGTGAGCAATCCCGACGTCACGGTCGACGTGACCGCCTTCCAGTGGAACTGGAAGTTCGGCTACCGCAACGTCGACTTCAAGGACGGCTACAAGTTCAACGGCATCGACTCCACGCGCGAGGCGCTGAGCCAGGAACAGCTCGAGGCGTACCAGGAGCGGCGGACCACGGACGGCCACCCGCAGCCGGGCCCGGTGCACGGCAAGCCGGAGAACGACATCCTGTCCTACCTGCACTACGACAAGGTCGAGACGATCGGCTCCAGCAGCGAGATCCCGGTCCTGGTGCTGCCGACCGGCAAGGTCATCGAGTTCCAGCTCGCTGCCGCGGACGTGATCCACGCCTTCTGGGTGCCGGAGTTCCTGTTCAAGCGCGACGTGATGCCGAACCCGAAGGAGAACAACTCCGACAACGTCTTCCAGATCACCAAGATCGAGAAGGAAGGCGCGTTCGTCGGTCGCTGCGCCGAGATGTGCGGCACCTTCCACTCGATGATGAACTTCGAGGTCCGCGCGGTGACGCCGGAGAAGTTCACCAAGTACCTGGACGCTCGCCAGGCGGGCAAGACCAACGCCGAGGCGCTCGAGTCCATCGGTGAGTCCCCCGTCGCCACCTCCACCGCGCCGTTCAACACCAAGCGCGACATCAAGAGCGCGGCCTCGGCCGAGAGCAAGTGA